In Microbacterium foliorum, the following proteins share a genomic window:
- a CDS encoding GntR family transcriptional regulator, whose product MGPDLPVAPGAQRNLGAEELFRRLATSIADGTYAPGAKLSDKAIADDLGVTRTPVREAVQRLARAGLMEVHANRYSMVTDITDERSRITREFAASQGGEIIREAALALSEADLAIACELIGDAIESVESGEGWIEAHVELFEFLTDRALNDLYRLMLSDFWYLVFRDLYLGEPRVNTRESLEELESAMRARSANAGVKAVQRMLRLK is encoded by the coding sequence ATGGGACCTGACCTGCCCGTTGCGCCTGGGGCTCAGCGGAACCTGGGAGCCGAAGAGCTCTTCCGTCGACTGGCGACGTCGATCGCTGACGGCACCTATGCGCCCGGCGCGAAGCTGAGCGACAAGGCGATCGCCGACGACCTCGGCGTCACACGCACTCCGGTTCGAGAGGCCGTGCAGCGGCTCGCGCGAGCGGGGCTGATGGAAGTCCACGCGAATCGCTATTCGATGGTCACCGACATCACAGACGAGCGCTCGCGCATCACCCGCGAGTTCGCCGCGTCGCAGGGCGGGGAGATCATCCGCGAGGCCGCGCTCGCACTGTCCGAGGCAGACCTCGCCATCGCGTGCGAGCTGATCGGCGACGCCATCGAGTCGGTCGAGTCCGGCGAAGGATGGATCGAGGCCCATGTCGAGCTGTTCGAATTCCTGACCGACCGTGCGCTTAACGATCTCTATCGACTGATGCTGAGCGACTTCTGGTACCTGGTGTTCCGCGATCTCTACCTCGGTGAGCCGCGAGTGAACACGAGAGAGTCCCTCGAGGAGCTCGAGTCTGCGATGCGCGCCCGCAGTGCGAACGCCGGCGTGAAGGCCGTGCAGAGGATGCTCCGTCTGAAGTAG
- a CDS encoding AAA family ATPase codes for MSESIQWLQSVYLKRLEGDEQASELEKLVLRILADGLLPEGMTVEKVDSTGLWVTTPEGRSVALTELSDGYRTVTGLVLDLVRQVFVENGGAIPTDGDDNRVAITQDGVVLIDEIDVHLHVSWQRRIGFWLKEHFPNIQFIVTTHSPFICQAVDPGGLVRLSPPWEEGPAAEIVEGETFNRVVNGSTDDALLTDLFGLDTTISDRANDTRARIAQLEARAVLDELDEAGLKELQRLRSFAPTSPTAVADVARRGNS; via the coding sequence TTGAGCGAGTCGATTCAATGGCTTCAAAGTGTCTATCTCAAGCGACTGGAAGGTGACGAGCAAGCGAGTGAGCTCGAGAAGCTTGTTCTTCGGATTCTTGCTGATGGCCTACTTCCCGAGGGCATGACCGTCGAGAAAGTTGACTCGACTGGTCTCTGGGTGACCACCCCTGAGGGCCGAAGCGTTGCATTAACAGAGCTGAGCGATGGATACCGCACGGTGACGGGGCTTGTTCTCGACCTCGTAAGGCAAGTCTTCGTGGAGAACGGTGGCGCGATTCCAACTGACGGAGATGATAATCGCGTTGCAATCACTCAAGACGGAGTGGTGCTCATCGACGAGATCGATGTGCACCTTCATGTGTCCTGGCAACGGCGAATCGGATTCTGGCTCAAGGAGCATTTCCCAAACATCCAGTTCATCGTCACCACCCACAGCCCCTTCATCTGCCAAGCTGTGGACCCCGGCGGCTTGGTGCGGCTCTCACCTCCATGGGAGGAGGGACCCGCCGCGGAGATAGTCGAAGGAGAGACCTTCAACAGGGTCGTCAATGGTTCAACGGATGACGCCCTTCTGACAGATCTTTTTGGTCTCGACACGACCATCTCAGATCGTGCGAACGACACGCGCGCGCGAATAGCTCAGCTCGAAGCGCGCGCTGTCTTGGATGAACTGGACGAAGCGGGTCTGAAGGAGCTACAGCGGCTGCGATCCTTTGCTCCCACCTCGCCCACGGCCGTAGCGGATGTCGCACGGCGAGGGAACTCGTGA
- a CDS encoding retron system putative HNH endonuclease, translating to MIGLSRLPLDEDTETALQARQDKVNSSSDPKATAAEEWRKLGSKRRRALLSNLRSMASGIERCMYCEDSGGTDIKHFRPKSTYPAWAFQWENYLLACSHCNSNEKRNQFPLLHSGQPALIDPTVVDPSVHLIFSPTTGRYEARDGDIIAARSIEVFGLNRQVCTQGRQDMWDNLLDIIASYEARPDRRAGILGRISRYPFQGVRLYLRRTWESSRRDILLPAETIEVLTRYPELL from the coding sequence GTGATCGGTCTTTCGAGGCTTCCACTAGATGAGGATACGGAAACAGCGCTTCAGGCACGTCAGGACAAGGTCAACTCGTCCTCGGATCCCAAAGCAACTGCTGCCGAAGAGTGGCGGAAGCTCGGCAGTAAGCGTCGAAGGGCGCTGCTGAGCAACCTTCGCTCCATGGCTTCTGGTATCGAACGCTGCATGTACTGCGAAGACAGTGGCGGGACGGACATCAAACATTTTCGCCCCAAGAGCACATACCCCGCTTGGGCCTTCCAGTGGGAGAACTATCTTCTCGCGTGCTCTCACTGCAACAGCAACGAGAAGCGGAATCAGTTTCCGCTCTTGCATAGCGGCCAACCCGCGCTAATCGACCCGACCGTCGTCGATCCGTCAGTCCACTTGATCTTCTCGCCCACTACAGGGCGCTACGAGGCTCGCGATGGTGACATCATTGCCGCGAGGTCCATCGAAGTCTTCGGGCTTAATCGGCAGGTCTGTACACAGGGTCGACAGGACATGTGGGACAACTTGCTCGACATCATCGCGTCCTACGAAGCCAGGCCTGACCGGCGAGCTGGGATCCTGGGACGGATTTCACGTTATCCCTTCCAAGGTGTGCGACTGTACTTGCGGAGGACTTGGGAATCGAGTAGGCGGGACATTCTGCTTCCGGCTGAGACGATTGAGGTGCTGACGAGGTATCCCGAACTCCTCTGA
- a CDS encoding helix-turn-helix transcriptional regulator, producing MSNNNELGPVSRRLQVEHAQAMAEQADRHAVTLESILAVLRSTRLEDRASRATALDLASAALIELRSTTDQQLGTMLEPVDGAFARLRTDLRPLARFGGLDVQFVEPPTGGRALPGEVAHAARAIVRSAVLALVDQEEAKRVRIQWDCDGLNLLIGIRDDGQGEISAHDDAIRPIAERVATLDGDLEVSSTTGWGTSLDIRLPLDPPAEAEPLEDSVNFSPRERDVLRLVASGARNRAIADQLGISDNTVKFHVSNLLRKTGARSRGELTAIAASSTRSRA from the coding sequence GTGAGCAACAACAACGAGCTCGGTCCGGTCTCTCGCAGGCTTCAGGTCGAGCACGCGCAGGCGATGGCCGAACAGGCTGATCGGCATGCTGTGACGCTCGAGTCGATTCTCGCGGTCCTTCGTTCGACGCGACTGGAGGACCGCGCAAGCCGCGCGACGGCGCTCGATCTGGCATCCGCTGCCCTGATCGAGCTGCGCAGCACGACCGACCAGCAGCTGGGCACCATGCTGGAGCCGGTGGATGGGGCATTCGCGCGGCTCCGTACCGACCTTCGTCCGCTCGCGCGCTTCGGCGGCCTGGACGTGCAGTTCGTCGAACCGCCGACCGGTGGGCGGGCGCTGCCAGGGGAGGTGGCTCATGCGGCTCGCGCGATCGTTCGCAGCGCGGTGCTCGCGCTTGTCGACCAGGAGGAGGCGAAACGGGTGCGCATCCAGTGGGATTGCGACGGCCTCAACCTGCTCATCGGCATCCGCGACGACGGTCAGGGCGAGATCAGCGCCCACGACGACGCGATCAGGCCCATCGCCGAACGTGTCGCTACTCTCGACGGCGACCTGGAGGTGTCGTCGACGACAGGCTGGGGGACATCCCTCGACATCCGGCTCCCGCTCGACCCCCCGGCAGAAGCAGAGCCGCTCGAGGACTCGGTGAACTTCAGCCCGCGGGAGCGCGATGTGCTCCGCCTGGTGGCATCGGGAGCTCGCAATCGTGCAATCGCGGATCAACTGGGAATCAGCGACAACACCGTCAAGTTCCACGTGTCGAATCTGCTCCGCAAAACGGGCGCTCGGTCGAGGGGAGAGCTGACAGCGATTGCCGCGAGCTCGACCAGGAGCAGGGCCTGA
- the hxlB gene encoding 6-phospho-3-hexuloisomerase: MTAVDRDVSTPSPPDVTASLSLILEEVRATTDAVMTHRVDDLDNLAETLANARRIFVLGAGRSGITLQMTAMRLMHLGLTVHVVGDVTTPAIGPGDVLLMASGSGTTTSIVRGADAAVKAGAKVAVITTAAASPLAALATAVVVVPAAGKLDRSGTVSAQYAGGLFEQTVMLLGDALFHSLWLRSGQSADELWPRHSNLE, from the coding sequence ATGACTGCTGTGGACCGTGACGTATCGACGCCCTCGCCACCCGACGTGACGGCATCCCTTTCCCTCATCCTGGAGGAAGTCAGGGCGACGACCGACGCGGTGATGACACACCGAGTGGACGACCTCGACAACCTCGCCGAAACCCTCGCGAATGCCAGGCGGATCTTCGTGCTCGGGGCGGGCCGTTCCGGCATCACCCTGCAGATGACTGCCATGCGCCTCATGCACCTCGGTCTGACCGTGCACGTCGTCGGCGACGTGACCACGCCGGCGATCGGCCCCGGCGATGTGCTGCTGATGGCAAGCGGCTCAGGAACGACGACATCGATCGTTCGTGGGGCGGATGCCGCGGTGAAGGCTGGCGCGAAGGTCGCCGTCATCACAACAGCCGCAGCGTCGCCGTTGGCTGCGCTCGCCACCGCCGTGGTGGTCGTGCCGGCCGCGGGAAAGCTGGACCGTTCCGGCACCGTCTCGGCGCAGTACGCGGGCGGTCTGTTCGAGCAGACCGTCATGCTGCTCGGCGACGCTCTGTTCCACAGCCTATGGCTGCGTTCGGGGCAGAGCGCAGACGAGCTCTGGCCCCGGCACTCGAATCTTGAATGA
- the hxlA gene encoding 3-hexulose-6-phosphate synthase, with amino-acid sequence MKLQFAMDTLTTEAALELAAAAAPHVDILELGTPLIKSAGLSAITAVKAAHPDKIVFADLKTMDAGELEADIAFAAGADLVTVLGVAGDSTIAGAVKAAKKHGKGIVVDLIGVADKPARAREVVALGAEFVEMHAGLDEQAEEGFTFATLLRDGEASGSPFSVAGGINASTIASVQASGAQVAVAGGAIYGAPDVGAAAAELRAAIA; translated from the coding sequence ATGAAGTTGCAGTTCGCCATGGACACCCTGACCACCGAAGCAGCGCTCGAGCTCGCCGCTGCCGCCGCGCCACATGTCGACATCCTCGAACTCGGCACGCCGCTGATCAAGAGCGCGGGCCTGTCGGCGATCACCGCCGTGAAGGCTGCGCACCCGGACAAGATCGTGTTTGCCGACCTCAAGACGATGGACGCCGGCGAGCTCGAGGCCGACATCGCGTTCGCCGCGGGCGCTGACCTCGTCACCGTTCTCGGTGTCGCCGGTGACAGCACCATCGCCGGAGCGGTGAAGGCCGCGAAGAAGCACGGCAAAGGCATCGTCGTCGACCTGATCGGTGTCGCCGACAAGCCCGCCCGTGCCCGCGAGGTCGTCGCCCTCGGCGCCGAGTTCGTCGAAATGCATGCAGGACTCGATGAGCAGGCGGAAGAAGGCTTCACCTTCGCCACTCTCCTGCGTGACGGAGAAGCATCCGGTTCGCCGTTCTCGGTCGCCGGTGGTATCAATGCGAGCACCATCGCCTCCGTCCAGGCATCCGGCGCGCAGGTCGCCGTCGCTGGCGGAGCCATCTACGGCGCACCAGACGTCGGCGCCGCTGCCGCCGAATTGCGCGCCGCGATCGCCTAG
- a CDS encoding DUF7882 family protein, giving the protein MGKFMYEGGQKVEIEDRALTHVQLVTTAKLRRAEPFPFTWREDVSIGGGRTTVWIHPGSNLVFKYYGSRTPPVNRAWIDALAFTANSPSGLYMVPEPAESTRLEQDLEPASK; this is encoded by the coding sequence ATGGGTAAGTTCATGTACGAGGGCGGTCAGAAGGTCGAGATCGAGGACCGTGCTCTGACTCATGTGCAGCTCGTCACCACGGCAAAGTTGCGTCGCGCGGAGCCGTTCCCGTTCACCTGGCGGGAAGATGTCAGCATCGGTGGCGGCCGGACGACGGTGTGGATCCACCCGGGCAGCAACCTCGTGTTCAAGTACTACGGGAGCCGCACACCCCCGGTCAATCGCGCGTGGATAGACGCGTTGGCGTTCACGGCGAACTCGCCGTCCGGCCTCTACATGGTCCCGGAGCCAGCGGAGAGCACCAGGCTGGAACAGGACCTGGAGCCTGCCTCAAAGTAG
- a CDS encoding DUF7882 family protein: MATLHYGASDDAIHIEDRALAHLKIVLATKLRRNESFTLSWKHPEGEPGGRSTIWVHPSIPLRFVFDEPEEPQINVKWVEQLMYTANSSGGIMLVDEVLETTELEASNA; the protein is encoded by the coding sequence ATGGCGACTCTTCACTACGGGGCATCCGATGATGCGATCCATATCGAGGACCGTGCTCTCGCACACCTGAAGATCGTCCTCGCAACCAAGCTGCGCCGCAACGAGTCCTTCACTCTGTCCTGGAAGCACCCCGAAGGAGAGCCCGGCGGGCGCTCCACAATCTGGGTTCACCCCTCGATCCCGCTGCGGTTCGTGTTCGATGAACCCGAAGAGCCCCAGATCAACGTGAAGTGGGTGGAACAGCTGATGTACACAGCGAACTCCAGCGGCGGGATCATGCTCGTCGATGAGGTCCTGGAGACGACCGAGCTCGAGGCCAGCAACGCCTAG
- a CDS encoding cupin domain-containing protein produces the protein MRKSVDTTNVEHYIWGGVSDGWRLFDTPGLSVIEERVPAGAGEEWHVHDTATQFFYVLEGTPQMQTADGIVELGPRRGVEIPSGLAHRFSNPGVEETRFLVVSTPNTRGDRRSIDVAQRTT, from the coding sequence ATGCGCAAGTCAGTCGATACCACGAACGTCGAGCATTACATCTGGGGTGGGGTGTCCGATGGGTGGCGGTTATTCGACACACCAGGGTTGTCGGTGATCGAAGAGCGCGTGCCGGCCGGAGCCGGCGAAGAGTGGCATGTGCATGACACCGCGACACAGTTCTTCTACGTGCTTGAGGGCACACCTCAGATGCAGACCGCCGACGGCATTGTGGAGCTGGGCCCCAGGCGGGGAGTCGAGATCCCATCCGGCCTCGCTCATCGTTTCTCCAATCCCGGTGTGGAGGAGACTCGGTTTCTCGTGGTCAGTACTCCGAACACGCGAGGGGACCGGCGATCTATCGACGTCGCCCAGCGCACGACGTAG
- a CDS encoding cation transporter, translating into MPSRTRRRQLNTAHPTLPPAQQKTLRRAIQIEWFTIGFLAVAITGVNLVMGSSQAMKAAWIEDLLSLAPPIAFLIAVRIITKPPSDTYPYGFFRSVGVVHLVAGVALCTMGAFLLFDSVTGLISGDRPPIGSVQLFGTVIWSGWLMMGVMALTIPLPIYFGRVKMRLAKDLHNKVLYADADMNKADWMTAAGSIVGVGVGGIGLGYWWADSAAATFIAGSILRDGLRNTRAAITDLMDTRATTFDDHKPHPASDAVLEYLETLPWVREVAVRVRDQGQFFHLEAFIVPVDAIMPTLADLRAAQQRCEELDWKLTDVVLILTTELPKQWCRCGGSPIVALSRVVGGPSLSSSECRLEASEVAERRP; encoded by the coding sequence ATTCCTTCTCGAACACGGAGACGACAACTGAACACGGCGCACCCGACCCTGCCCCCCGCGCAACAGAAGACGCTGCGTCGCGCGATCCAAATCGAATGGTTCACAATCGGCTTCCTCGCTGTCGCCATCACGGGAGTGAACCTTGTGATGGGCAGCTCGCAGGCTATGAAGGCGGCGTGGATCGAAGACCTGCTGTCTCTGGCACCCCCGATCGCTTTCCTGATAGCGGTCCGCATCATCACCAAACCCCCGTCCGACACGTACCCCTACGGGTTCTTCCGCTCGGTCGGAGTCGTGCACCTCGTCGCCGGCGTGGCCCTCTGCACCATGGGCGCCTTCCTGCTCTTCGATTCCGTGACCGGGCTGATCAGTGGCGACCGGCCACCCATCGGTTCCGTCCAACTGTTCGGCACCGTGATCTGGTCCGGATGGTTGATGATGGGCGTGATGGCACTAACCATCCCCCTTCCGATCTACTTCGGTCGCGTCAAGATGCGACTGGCGAAAGACCTCCACAACAAAGTCCTCTACGCCGACGCCGACATGAACAAAGCCGACTGGATGACCGCGGCGGGCTCCATCGTCGGCGTCGGCGTCGGAGGCATCGGCCTGGGATACTGGTGGGCCGACTCGGCCGCAGCAACGTTCATCGCCGGCAGTATCCTCCGGGACGGACTGCGCAACACCCGCGCTGCGATCACCGACCTCATGGACACCCGCGCCACCACGTTCGATGATCACAAACCACACCCCGCATCCGACGCCGTTCTCGAGTACCTCGAGACACTGCCCTGGGTTCGAGAAGTGGCCGTGCGCGTGCGAGACCAAGGTCAATTCTTCCACCTCGAGGCATTCATCGTCCCCGTCGACGCCATAATGCCCACGCTGGCAGATCTGCGCGCGGCACAGCAACGATGTGAAGAGCTGGATTGGAAGCTCACCGACGTCGTCCTCATCCTCACCACGGAATTGCCAAAGCAATGGTGTCGCTGCGGCGGCTCGCCAATCGTGGCTCTTTCTCGGGTCGTTGGTGGGCCGTCGCTCTCATCGAGTGAGTGCCGACTCGAAGCTTCGGAAGTCGCAGAGCGGCGTCCGTGA
- a CDS encoding transporter substrate-binding domain-containing protein has product MSIKRRWSASAIGGIVAAAMMLSGCAGIPADVDGTLRTAQGGDLRVGITHNPPWTDTTDPDTPSGEDVRLVEKFAESIDATIVWTEGSEAILTDHLHTGSLDVVIGGFTDDTPWTDKAAITAPYDDEQVAGATKKHVMLTALGENQFLTTLETFLLEHGDDN; this is encoded by the coding sequence ATGTCAATCAAACGACGGTGGAGTGCGTCCGCGATCGGCGGGATTGTCGCGGCCGCAATGATGCTCTCCGGGTGTGCGGGGATACCCGCCGACGTCGATGGCACTCTCCGCACTGCCCAGGGCGGCGACCTACGCGTAGGAATCACCCACAACCCACCGTGGACAGACACCACAGACCCAGACACACCATCCGGGGAGGACGTGCGACTCGTCGAGAAATTCGCCGAGTCGATCGACGCGACCATTGTGTGGACAGAGGGAAGTGAAGCCATCCTCACCGACCACCTCCACACCGGTTCCCTTGATGTTGTCATCGGCGGGTTCACCGATGACACTCCATGGACCGACAAAGCGGCGATCACCGCCCCCTACGACGACGAACAGGTCGCCGGGGCAACGAAGAAGCATGTGATGTTGACCGCCCTCGGTGAAAACCAGTTCCTGACGACGCTGGAAACATTCCTTCTCGAACACGGAGACGACAACTGA
- a CDS encoding TraR/DksA family transcriptional regulator — MANFPLSDVTVETPHTLDMRTQLEQRLQERQSLLAELEPRAIPTIDPVAYQTAAAHRVTIQQISAALERLDAGTYGQCVRCGRQIAPARLEVVPHASACIECQNHAEAA, encoded by the coding sequence ATGGCAAATTTCCCCCTCTCTGACGTAACGGTCGAGACCCCCCACACCCTCGATATGAGGACGCAGCTCGAGCAGCGCCTCCAGGAGCGTCAGAGTCTTCTGGCGGAACTGGAGCCTCGCGCGATTCCGACCATCGACCCTGTCGCGTACCAGACAGCAGCGGCGCACCGCGTCACGATCCAACAGATCAGCGCGGCTCTGGAGCGGCTGGACGCGGGCACGTACGGTCAGTGCGTGCGATGCGGGCGACAGATCGCGCCAGCACGCCTCGAAGTGGTCCCCCATGCATCCGCCTGCATTGAGTGTCAGAACCATGCCGAAGCCGCGTAG
- a CDS encoding DUF488 domain-containing protein: MQPSTVFTIGHSTHPIEEFIALLENNGVQQLIDVRTVPGSRHNPQFGAQALEESLTDAGLHYARMEELGGLRHTPVNVESINGAWRNKSFRSYADYMQTEPFARGIDRLIDRAKEKTVAIMCAEAVPWRCHRSLIADALLVRHISVKDIMSATSTKPHTLTSFASVDGQRVWYPPTNLEGQP; this comes from the coding sequence ATGCAACCCTCGACAGTGTTCACCATCGGTCACTCCACACACCCGATCGAGGAGTTCATAGCGCTGCTCGAAAACAACGGCGTGCAACAACTCATCGATGTGCGGACGGTTCCCGGCTCGCGACATAACCCGCAATTCGGCGCGCAGGCGCTTGAGGAAAGCCTGACGGACGCAGGCCTGCACTATGCGCGGATGGAAGAACTCGGCGGTCTCCGCCACACACCAGTGAATGTGGAGAGCATCAACGGCGCCTGGCGCAACAAAAGCTTCCGAAGCTACGCCGACTACATGCAAACCGAGCCCTTCGCGCGTGGAATAGACCGTCTGATCGATCGAGCAAAAGAGAAGACTGTGGCGATCATGTGCGCGGAAGCGGTCCCGTGGCGCTGCCACCGGTCTCTCATCGCGGATGCGCTGCTCGTTCGCCACATTTCTGTGAAGGACATCATGAGCGCCACCTCCACCAAACCCCACACACTCACGTCGTTCGCGTCGGTGGACGGGCAGCGGGTCTGGTACCCGCCCACTAACCTGGAAGGGCAACCGTAG
- a CDS encoding DUF7882 family protein, with translation MGTLHYGGSEAPIHIEERALAHLKVIVATKLRRNESFTLSWRYPEGDPEGRSTIWLHPSIPLQFTFDELEPPQLNLQWIHALMEPANSSGGVTFLEGVLETPTG, from the coding sequence ATGGGCACACTGCACTACGGCGGGTCGGAAGCGCCGATCCACATCGAGGAACGTGCCCTCGCACACCTCAAAGTGATCGTCGCCACCAAGCTCCGCCGCAACGAGTCTTTCACCCTGTCCTGGCGTTATCCGGAAGGGGACCCTGAAGGGCGCAGCACCATCTGGCTACACCCGTCGATCCCACTGCAATTCACCTTCGATGAGCTCGAACCCCCGCAACTCAACCTGCAATGGATCCACGCGCTGATGGAGCCAGCCAACAGCTCCGGAGGCGTCACGTTCCTCGAGGGAGTCCTGGAAACACCCACAGGATGA
- a CDS encoding uracil-DNA glycosylase family protein yields the protein MSNVEAPDPFALLRHELIHDVANSGFREQGIDPVYTAGAGARVAVIGQAPGRRAQASGVPWDDASGATLMEWLGVTERQFRDPEQFALLPMDFYYPGPGRNGSGDAPPRQGVAARWHPPFFALMPSIRLTLLIGRYAQQAYLPIATTQTLTDTVRNYEQFLPERFPLVHPSPLNFRWHARNPWFATDVVEDLRLHVERALR from the coding sequence TTGAGCAACGTCGAAGCTCCTGATCCTTTCGCTCTACTTCGCCATGAGCTGATCCACGATGTCGCCAACAGCGGTTTCCGAGAGCAGGGCATAGATCCCGTATATACGGCGGGCGCGGGCGCCCGTGTCGCGGTCATCGGTCAGGCGCCGGGTCGGCGTGCACAAGCCAGCGGGGTGCCCTGGGACGACGCGAGTGGCGCCACGCTCATGGAATGGCTGGGGGTCACGGAAAGACAATTCCGCGACCCGGAACAGTTCGCTCTCCTGCCGATGGACTTTTACTACCCCGGACCCGGTCGGAACGGATCGGGTGATGCGCCTCCGCGACAAGGCGTCGCCGCCCGGTGGCACCCACCTTTTTTCGCGTTGATGCCGAGTATCCGATTGACCCTTCTCATCGGTAGATATGCCCAGCAGGCATATCTACCGATCGCCACCACACAGACTCTGACCGATACCGTGCGGAACTACGAGCAGTTCCTTCCCGAACGGTTCCCGCTGGTGCATCCCTCGCCGCTGAACTTTCGCTGGCATGCCAGGAACCCGTGGTTTGCGACGGATGTCGTGGAGGACCTTCGTCTGCACGTCGAGAGGGCACTGCGGTAA
- a CDS encoding DUF7882 family protein — protein sequence MRTDAPGRPTPSSGKSQFIYEGGPKVEIEDRALTHLQLVMTAKLRRGEPFTFTWKEDVSTGGGRTSVWIHPGSSMVFKFFGSRAPAINRAWLDALAFGANSPTVLYLTPEPVEGTRLERDSETASIRA from the coding sequence CTGCGGACCGACGCGCCCGGCCGACCTACACCTTCATCTGGGAAGAGCCAGTTTATTTACGAGGGTGGGCCGAAGGTTGAGATCGAAGATCGTGCTCTCACGCATCTTCAGCTCGTGATGACTGCGAAGTTGCGGCGCGGTGAACCTTTCACTTTCACGTGGAAGGAAGACGTGAGCACTGGTGGGGGCCGCACAAGCGTCTGGATCCACCCGGGCAGTTCGATGGTGTTCAAATTCTTCGGTAGTCGAGCGCCAGCGATCAACCGCGCCTGGCTGGATGCTCTCGCCTTTGGCGCGAACTCCCCCACGGTGCTGTACCTCACGCCTGAACCGGTAGAAGGAACACGGTTGGAGCGCGACTCGGAGACTGCCTCAATCCGCGCGTGA
- a CDS encoding GlxA family transcriptional regulator, which produces MRIGLIAIDGCFGSAIASIIDIVRVADGARGDVDPRIDPIELAILGPKRRVTTTASMTLSVDHPLPESGEFDVVVVPALGTLTAAATHDALQSRDARSVIASLGRLDDATTRIAAACTGVFAVAETGRMHHRRATTSWFLGPEFRKRYPTVALDLDTMVVVDGNLVTAGAAFAHIDLALSLVRSISPDLAQHVAKLLIIDERPSQAAFVAYEHLRHEDPIVVEFERFVRARLDEPFNVAFVAQSLGTSRRTLERRVRAALNLTPLGFVQRLRTERARHLSATTDLTSAEIALRVGYANAETLRSLLRRERRRS; this is translated from the coding sequence ATGCGTATCGGACTGATCGCGATCGACGGCTGCTTCGGTTCGGCTATCGCGTCGATCATCGACATCGTGCGGGTGGCCGACGGAGCCCGCGGCGATGTCGACCCGCGGATCGACCCGATCGAACTCGCCATCCTCGGACCGAAACGGCGAGTGACCACGACGGCATCGATGACCCTGTCGGTGGACCACCCGCTGCCGGAGTCCGGAGAGTTCGACGTGGTCGTCGTCCCTGCGCTTGGAACCCTCACGGCCGCCGCGACCCACGACGCCCTCCAGAGTCGAGATGCTCGTTCGGTCATCGCCTCACTCGGGCGCCTCGACGACGCGACCACCCGGATCGCCGCGGCGTGCACCGGCGTGTTCGCCGTCGCCGAGACAGGACGGATGCATCATCGGCGGGCGACGACCAGCTGGTTCCTGGGGCCGGAGTTCCGGAAGCGCTATCCGACCGTCGCCCTCGATCTCGACACCATGGTCGTGGTCGACGGGAACCTCGTCACCGCCGGCGCCGCCTTCGCCCACATCGACCTCGCGCTCTCACTCGTGCGATCGATCAGCCCCGACCTGGCCCAACATGTCGCCAAGCTCCTCATCATCGACGAGCGCCCGTCGCAGGCGGCTTTCGTCGCCTACGAACATCTCCGGCACGAGGACCCGATCGTCGTCGAGTTCGAACGCTTCGTGCGCGCCCGCCTGGACGAACCGTTCAACGTCGCCTTCGTCGCGCAGTCGCTCGGCACCAGCCGGCGCACCCTCGAACGACGAGTCCGTGCGGCGCTCAACCTCACTCCGCTCGGCTTCGTCCAACGGCTTCGCACCGAACGAGCTCGACACCTCTCAGCAACCACGGACCTCACCTCCGCCGAGATCGCGCTACGGGTCGGCTACGCAAACGCCGAGACTCTGCGCTCCCTCCTGCGCAGGGAGCGACGCCGTTCCTGA